A part of Capsicum annuum cultivar UCD-10X-F1 chromosome 6, UCD10Xv1.1, whole genome shotgun sequence genomic DNA contains:
- the LOC107875343 gene encoding RPM1-interacting protein 4 isoform X2, whose amino-acid sequence MARPNVPKFGNWDSENNTPYTVVFENARKTRGGKMINPNDPQENPDMFPNVAPPSRPKIQAEEPNRRRVSREEGDFRANSPQRNGGRGSNSGRPSRHSGGSDHSIAKSPLHPSSQAKTGRVAASPVWEGKNSYDSSHGTPGRSFESAHATPGRHQTKHESPDRGAVVPKFGGWDDNDPQAAENYTEVFNKVREERHVDTGNKPGSVGRTSYSTQRHHQNEKQKGCCFPWW is encoded by the exons CGTCCAAATGTGCCCAAGTTTGGCAACTGGGATAGTGAAAACAACACTCCCTATACTGTTGTTTTTGAAAATGCAAGGAAAACTCGTGGTGGAAAGATGATAAATCCGAATGATCCTCAGGAGAATCCGGACATGTTTCCGAATGTTGCTCCTCCCTCCAGGCCTAAAATTCAGGCAGAGGAACCAAACAGGCGTCGCGTGAGTAGAGAAGAGGGTGATTTTCGCGCTAATTCTCCTCAGCGCAATGGGGGTCGTGGATCAAATTCTGGTCGACCTAGTAGACATAGTGGAGGGTCTGATCACAGCATCGCGAAATCACCACTTCACCCGTCTTCCCAGGCAAAGACCGGACGAGTAGCTGCATCTCCTGTTTGGGAAGGGAAGAATTCGTATGACAGTAGCCATGGTACTCCTGGAAGATCATTTGAAAGTGCTCATGCTACTCCTGGGAGGCACCAAACGAAGCACGAAAGC CCTGATAGAGGAGCTGTAGTTCCAAAATTTGGCGGATGGGATGACAACGATCCTCAGGCTGCAGAAAACTACACCGAGGTTTTTAACAAGGTGCGAGAGGAAAGGCACGTTGATACTGGAAATAAGCCAGGCTCAGTTGGTAGAACTTCTTACAGCACACAAAGGCATCACCAAAATGAAAAGCAGAAG GGCTGCTGCTTTCCTTGGTGGTGA
- the LOC107875345 gene encoding uncharacterized protein LOC107875345 isoform X1 — translation MVGLVDSWCFCNGGGKSEKMKATIFSGKGPAMAHIAVNGTGFLIHRNLLLTTHVVLPSVAAAEAAEIRLQNGVAARLFPHRFFITSSVLDLTIVGLDVMDGDTNAHVQQPQYLKTCSKPNLELGNVVYLLGYSEKKELTVGEGKVVIATDNLIKLSTDGITWRPGSAGFDVHGNLAFMVCDPMKLAKSPNAKSSSTSPSPLSAWKDCPMQFGIPIPIICDWLNQHWEGSLDDLNKPKLPLIRLMSSGQRSEHSCASFTMRRVFKSTEAENDRTPSSSNRLPRPREDPGPSCSAVATNLEEEAVITDPHVIPHVQGVPTPEIFESRRSTSTPVGKNGNTQIQLLDINFPPRINIKADGSPQHVRKTLSNSDDNCTNKAREENSSDIGQLSAVPDAEVASTGSVNGAQSEVESSCCLIEVLEAQHEYSSDGEMTMYSAETAESRNYPSPKGGRFQQVGRSQSCINYNRWGPVSKNSAARRAMQEQKRNDMQGRKVYSQGATSQRSNDYYSPTVSSIMKKRNNLEPQIRPPRLSAGNSSPRWMF, via the exons ATGGTGGGTTTGGTTGATTCTTGGTGTTTCTGTAATGGGGGTGGCAAGTCTGAGAAAATGAAAGCTACCATTTTTTCAGGCAAAGGTCCTGCTATGGCTCATATAGCTGTGAATGGCACTGGTTTCTTGATCCACAGGAATTTGCTGCTTACTACCCATGTAGTTCTTCCTTCTGTTGCTGCTGCTGAAGCTGCTGAGATCCGTCTTCAAAACGGTGTTGCTGCTCGCCTTTTTCCCCATAG GTTCTTTATAACCAGCTCCGTACTAGATCTGACTATAGTAGGCCTTGACGTCATGGATGGAGACACAAATGCACATGTTCAGCAACCTCAGTACCTGAAAACTTGTTCTAAACCTAATCTTGAGCTGGGTAATGTTGTCTATCTGTTAGGTTATAGCGAGAAAAAGGAGTTGACAGTTGGCGAAGGAAAAGTGGTAATAGCCACTGACAACCTTATAAAACTGTCAACTGATGGAATAACTTGGAGGCCAGGTTCTGCTGGTTTTGATGTTCATGGCAATCTAGCCTTTATGGTGTGTGACCCTATGAAGCTGGCAAAATCTCCAAACGCGAAATCCTCATCAACTTCACCATCCCCATTATCAGCATGGAAAGACTGTCCCATGCAATTTGGTATACCCATCCCTATCATATGCGACTGGTTAAACCAACACTGGGAAGGAAGCCTTGATGACCTCAACAAACCCAAGTTACCGCTGATTCGGCTGATGTCTTCTGGTCAAAGAAGTGAGCATTCTTGTGCATCCTTCACAATGCGGCGTGTTTTTAAGTCAACTGAAGCTGAAAATGACAGGACACCATCATCTTCAAACCGATTGCCCCGACCTAGAGAAGATCCTGGACCAAGTTGTTCTGCTGTTGCCACTAACTTGGAAGAGGAAGCAGTAATCACTGATCCACATGTTATCCCTCATGTACAGGGAGTTCCAACTCCTGAAATTTTTGAGTCGCGGAGGTCAACTTCAACACCAGTTGGGAAGAACGGGAATACTCAAATCCAGCTTTTGGATATTAACTTTCCACCAAGGATCAACATCAAAGCTGATGGATCACCACAGCATGTCAGAAAGACCCTATCCAACTCTGATGATAATTGTACCAATAAAGCGAGAGAAGAAAATTCTAGTGACATTGGCCAGCTAAGCGCTGTGCCAGACGCTGAAGTTGCCTCTACTGGATCTGTTAATGGAGCACAAAGTGAGGTTGAATCAAGTTGCTGCCTCATAGAGGTATTGGAAGCTCAACACGAATACAGCAGTGATGGAGAGATGACAATGTACTCTGCAGAAACTGCTGAAAGCAGAAACTATCCAAGTCCTAAAGGGGGGAGGTTTCAGCAAGTAGGAAGAAGCCAAAGTTGCATTAACTACAATAGATGGGGCCCGGTTTCAAAAAATTCAGCAGCTCGTAGGGCAATGCAAGAACAGAAGAGGAACGATATGCAAGGAAGAAAGGTCTACTCCCAAGGAGCAACTTCGCAAAGGAGTAATGACTATTACAGCCCGACAGTATCTTCAATCATGAAGAAACGCAACAACTTGGAGCCGCAAATCAGACCACCACGTCTAAGTGCAGGAAATTCATCACCAAGATGGATGTTCTGA
- the LOC107875343 gene encoding RPM1-interacting protein 4 isoform X4: MAENPDMFPNVAPPSRPKIQAEEPNRRRVSREEGDFRANSPQRNGGRGSNSGRPSRHSGGSDHSIAKSPLHPSSQAKTGRVAASPVWEGKNSYDSSHGTPGRSFESAHATPGRHQTKHESPDRGAVVPKFGGWDDNDPQAAENYTEVFNKVREERHVDTGNKPGSVGRTSYSTQRHHQNEKQKGCCFPWW, translated from the exons GAGAATCCGGACATGTTTCCGAATGTTGCTCCTCCCTCCAGGCCTAAAATTCAGGCAGAGGAACCAAACAGGCGTCGCGTGAGTAGAGAAGAGGGTGATTTTCGCGCTAATTCTCCTCAGCGCAATGGGGGTCGTGGATCAAATTCTGGTCGACCTAGTAGACATAGTGGAGGGTCTGATCACAGCATCGCGAAATCACCACTTCACCCGTCTTCCCAGGCAAAGACCGGACGAGTAGCTGCATCTCCTGTTTGGGAAGGGAAGAATTCGTATGACAGTAGCCATGGTACTCCTGGAAGATCATTTGAAAGTGCTCATGCTACTCCTGGGAGGCACCAAACGAAGCACGAAAGC CCTGATAGAGGAGCTGTAGTTCCAAAATTTGGCGGATGGGATGACAACGATCCTCAGGCTGCAGAAAACTACACCGAGGTTTTTAACAAGGTGCGAGAGGAAAGGCACGTTGATACTGGAAATAAGCCAGGCTCAGTTGGTAGAACTTCTTACAGCACACAAAGGCATCACCAAAATGAAAAGCAGAAG GGCTGCTGCTTTCCTTGGTGGTGA
- the LOC107875343 gene encoding RPM1-interacting protein 4 isoform X1, with the protein MARPNVPKFGNWDSENNTPYTVVFENARKTRGGKMINPNDPQENPDMFPNVAPPSRPKIQAEEPNRRRVSREEGDFRANSPQRNGGRGSNSGRPSRHSGGSDHSIAKSPLHPSSQAKTGRVAASPVWEGKNSYDSSHGTPGRSFESAHATPGRHQTKHESQPDRGAVVPKFGGWDDNDPQAAENYTEVFNKVREERHVDTGNKPGSVGRTSYSTQRHHQNEKQKGCCFPWW; encoded by the exons CGTCCAAATGTGCCCAAGTTTGGCAACTGGGATAGTGAAAACAACACTCCCTATACTGTTGTTTTTGAAAATGCAAGGAAAACTCGTGGTGGAAAGATGATAAATCCGAATGATCCTCAGGAGAATCCGGACATGTTTCCGAATGTTGCTCCTCCCTCCAGGCCTAAAATTCAGGCAGAGGAACCAAACAGGCGTCGCGTGAGTAGAGAAGAGGGTGATTTTCGCGCTAATTCTCCTCAGCGCAATGGGGGTCGTGGATCAAATTCTGGTCGACCTAGTAGACATAGTGGAGGGTCTGATCACAGCATCGCGAAATCACCACTTCACCCGTCTTCCCAGGCAAAGACCGGACGAGTAGCTGCATCTCCTGTTTGGGAAGGGAAGAATTCGTATGACAGTAGCCATGGTACTCCTGGAAGATCATTTGAAAGTGCTCATGCTACTCCTGGGAGGCACCAAACGAAGCACGAAAGC CAGCCTGATAGAGGAGCTGTAGTTCCAAAATTTGGCGGATGGGATGACAACGATCCTCAGGCTGCAGAAAACTACACCGAGGTTTTTAACAAGGTGCGAGAGGAAAGGCACGTTGATACTGGAAATAAGCCAGGCTCAGTTGGTAGAACTTCTTACAGCACACAAAGGCATCACCAAAATGAAAAGCAGAAG GGCTGCTGCTTTCCTTGGTGGTGA
- the LOC107875346 gene encoding DNA-directed RNA polymerases I, II, and III subunit RPABC5: protein MIIPVRCFTCGKVIGNKWDEYLDLLQADYSEGDALDALNLVRYCCRRMLMTHVDLIEKLLNYNTLEKSEGS, encoded by the exons ATGATCATTCCAGTGCGCTGTTTCACCTGCGGCAAG GTTATTGGCAACAAGTGGGATGAGTATCTGGATCTTCTTCAAGCTGATTACTCCGAAGG GGATGCACTTGATGCACTGAATTTGGTTCGATATTGCTGTCGCAGAATGCTGATGACGCACGTTGACCTCATTGAGAAGCTTCTCAACTACAACA CACTGGAGAAATCCGAGGGCAGTTGA
- the LOC107875348 gene encoding wound-induced basic protein, with amino-acid sequence MIYDVNSPLFRSFLSQKGGASDKRKTEEQKPKEQRPKASENKPVMNE; translated from the exons ATGATTTACGACGTGAATTCGCCGCTTTTCCGATCCTTCCTCAGCCAGAAGGGAGGCGCCTCCGACAAGAG GAAAACAGAGGAGCAGAAGCCCAAGGAACAGAGGCCTAAAGCAAGTGAAAACAAGCCTGTCATGAATGAATGA
- the LOC107875344 gene encoding oleoyl-acyl carrier protein thioesterase, chloroplastic-like (The RefSeq protein has 2 substitutions compared to this genomic sequence): protein MLSRGSFLKNVAIGDHNQCTKRFFNSNSVSIGCRKPVISSSSSSVGVRSGPVLAVATNERESKSKQEVSYEPSLADRLRLGTMSEDGMSYKEKFIVRCYEVGVNKTVTVETIANLLQEVGCNHAQSVGFSTDGFATTHSMRKLHLIWVTARMYIEIYKYPAWSDVVEIETWCQSEGRIGTRRDWILKDCATGEVIGRATSKWLMMNQDTRRLQKVTDEVRDELELYFPKELRLAFPEENNGSLKKIPKLEDPAEYSKLGLVPRRADLDMNQHVNNVTYIGWVLESLPQEIIDTHELGTITIDYRRECQQDDVVDSLTSVEPIEDTDALGANGSATAAKDVNKSFLHLLRLSSDGLEINRCRTEWRKKPSRI, encoded by the exons ATGTTGTCTCGGGGGAGTTTTCTAAAAAATGTAGCAATTGGGGATCATAATCAGTGTACTAAGCGATTTTTCAATTCGAATTCAGTTTCAATTGGGTGTAGAAAACCggtaatttcttcttcttcttcgtcggTGGGGGTCCGGTCCGGTCCGGTTCTTGCTGTAGCTACTAatgagagagagagtaagagtaAGCAGCAAGTTTCGTATGAGCCGAGTCTTGCTGATCGATTGAGGTTGGGGACTATGTCGGAAGATGGAATGTCGTATAAGGAAAAGTTTATTGTTAGGTGTTACGAGGTTGGAGTTAACAAAACTGTTACTGTTGAAACTATCGCCAATCTCTTGCAG GAGGTTGGATGCAACCATGCTCAAAGTGTTGGATTTTCAACTGATGGATTTGCGACTACCCATAGCATGAGAAAGTTACATCTTATATGGGTTACTGCTCGCATGTACATTGAGATCTATAAGTACCCTGCTTG GAGTGATGTTGTTGAAATAGAAACTTGGTGCCAAAGTGAAGGCAGGATTGGGACTAGACGTGATTGGATTCTCAAAGACTGCGCTACTGGTGAAGTCATTGGAAGAGCCACCAG CAAGTGGCTCATGATGAACCAGGACACAAGACGCCTTCAAAAGGTCACCGATGAAGTTCGTGATGAGTTAGAGCTCTATTTTCCAAAAGAGCTGAG GTTAGCTTTTCCTGAGGAGAATAATGGCAGCCTTAAGAAAATACCAAAACTTGAAGATCCCGCTGAGTATTCAAAGCTAGGACTTGTG CCACGAAGAGCTGATCTGGACATGAATCAGCATGTAAACAATGTCACTTACATTGGATGGGTCCTTGAG AGTATGCCTCAAGAAATCATTGATACCCATGAACTGGGAACAATTACAATAGATTATAGACGTGAATGCCAGCAAGATGATGTTGTCGATTCCCTTACAAGCGTTGAACCTATTGAGGATACTGATGCTTTAGGGGCTAATGGATCTGCTACTGCTGCAAAGGATGTAAACAAGAGCTTCTTGCATTTGTTGAGATTATCAAGCGATGGACTTGAAATAAATAGGTGTCGAACTGAATGGAGAAAGAAGCCTTCAAGGATATAA
- the LOC107875345 gene encoding uncharacterized protein LOC107875345 isoform X2, which yields MDGDTNAHVQQPQYLKTCSKPNLELGNVVYLLGYSEKKELTVGEGKVVIATDNLIKLSTDGITWRPGSAGFDVHGNLAFMVCDPMKLAKSPNAKSSSTSPSPLSAWKDCPMQFGIPIPIICDWLNQHWEGSLDDLNKPKLPLIRLMSSGQRSEHSCASFTMRRVFKSTEAENDRTPSSSNRLPRPREDPGPSCSAVATNLEEEAVITDPHVIPHVQGVPTPEIFESRRSTSTPVGKNGNTQIQLLDINFPPRINIKADGSPQHVRKTLSNSDDNCTNKAREENSSDIGQLSAVPDAEVASTGSVNGAQSEVESSCCLIEVLEAQHEYSSDGEMTMYSAETAESRNYPSPKGGRFQQVGRSQSCINYNRWGPVSKNSAARRAMQEQKRNDMQGRKVYSQGATSQRSNDYYSPTVSSIMKKRNNLEPQIRPPRLSAGNSSPRWMF from the coding sequence ATGGATGGAGACACAAATGCACATGTTCAGCAACCTCAGTACCTGAAAACTTGTTCTAAACCTAATCTTGAGCTGGGTAATGTTGTCTATCTGTTAGGTTATAGCGAGAAAAAGGAGTTGACAGTTGGCGAAGGAAAAGTGGTAATAGCCACTGACAACCTTATAAAACTGTCAACTGATGGAATAACTTGGAGGCCAGGTTCTGCTGGTTTTGATGTTCATGGCAATCTAGCCTTTATGGTGTGTGACCCTATGAAGCTGGCAAAATCTCCAAACGCGAAATCCTCATCAACTTCACCATCCCCATTATCAGCATGGAAAGACTGTCCCATGCAATTTGGTATACCCATCCCTATCATATGCGACTGGTTAAACCAACACTGGGAAGGAAGCCTTGATGACCTCAACAAACCCAAGTTACCGCTGATTCGGCTGATGTCTTCTGGTCAAAGAAGTGAGCATTCTTGTGCATCCTTCACAATGCGGCGTGTTTTTAAGTCAACTGAAGCTGAAAATGACAGGACACCATCATCTTCAAACCGATTGCCCCGACCTAGAGAAGATCCTGGACCAAGTTGTTCTGCTGTTGCCACTAACTTGGAAGAGGAAGCAGTAATCACTGATCCACATGTTATCCCTCATGTACAGGGAGTTCCAACTCCTGAAATTTTTGAGTCGCGGAGGTCAACTTCAACACCAGTTGGGAAGAACGGGAATACTCAAATCCAGCTTTTGGATATTAACTTTCCACCAAGGATCAACATCAAAGCTGATGGATCACCACAGCATGTCAGAAAGACCCTATCCAACTCTGATGATAATTGTACCAATAAAGCGAGAGAAGAAAATTCTAGTGACATTGGCCAGCTAAGCGCTGTGCCAGACGCTGAAGTTGCCTCTACTGGATCTGTTAATGGAGCACAAAGTGAGGTTGAATCAAGTTGCTGCCTCATAGAGGTATTGGAAGCTCAACACGAATACAGCAGTGATGGAGAGATGACAATGTACTCTGCAGAAACTGCTGAAAGCAGAAACTATCCAAGTCCTAAAGGGGGGAGGTTTCAGCAAGTAGGAAGAAGCCAAAGTTGCATTAACTACAATAGATGGGGCCCGGTTTCAAAAAATTCAGCAGCTCGTAGGGCAATGCAAGAACAGAAGAGGAACGATATGCAAGGAAGAAAGGTCTACTCCCAAGGAGCAACTTCGCAAAGGAGTAATGACTATTACAGCCCGACAGTATCTTCAATCATGAAGAAACGCAACAACTTGGAGCCGCAAATCAGACCACCACGTCTAAGTGCAGGAAATTCATCACCAAGATGGATGTTCTGA
- the LOC107875347 gene encoding transcriptional activator FHA1, giving the protein MGSSSGSDVEAGFAKLQGEDFEYYMQTYSIILGRNSKKSTVDVDLSSLGGGMNISRHHARIFYDFQRRRFALEVLGKNGCLVEGVLHLPGNPPIKLDSQDLLQIGDKEFYFLLPVRSILGGPNGPRQQHVNVNYPVTGAAAAVGHQHYQQQQLSPSPVTNVGVGYGEGGKFRGREYYEEEYDDDDEDEDDDGDGGSVGKKMRRSEGGEGQGGGYGYGSCGSSGKASISGQLGLDKKVDGRLHADRDSDNQQLLQLEEKDVVSSVANVLSDLCGPGDWMPMEKLHAELVENYRDTWHHSRVRKYLTSEDYPIPEAKTKPWYGLLVLLRKYPEHFVINTRSKGRVTLEFVCLVSLLS; this is encoded by the exons ATGGGGAGCAGCAGCGGTAGCGATGTAGAAGCAGGATTTGCGAAGCTACAAGGTGAAGATTTCGAATATTACATGCAAACTTATTCCATAATCCTCGGTCGGAATTCCAAGAAATCAACGGTGGATGTTGATTTATCATCTTTAGGTGGTGGAATGAATATCTCCCGTCACCATGCTCGTATTTTCTACGACTTCCAACGGCGTCGTTTTGCTCTTGAAGTGTTGGGTAAAAATGGGTGTTTAGTTGAAGGCGTTCTTCATCTTCCTGGTAATCCACCTATTAAACTTGATTCTCAAGATCTTCTTCAGATTGGTGATAaagagttttattttcttcttcctgTTCGGAGTATTCTTGGTGGGCCTAATGGGCCTAGACAACAGCATGTCAATGTGAATTATCCGGTGACGGGTGCGGCGGCGGCGGTGGGACATCAGCATTACCAGCAACAGCAGTTGTCGCCGTCTCCGGTGACTAATGTTGGTGTGGGGTATGGTGAGGGAGGGAAATTTAGAGGGAGAGAGTATTATGAGGaggaatatgatgatgatgatgaggatgaggatgatgatggtgatggtggttcTGTTGGTAAGAAGATGAGGAGGAGTGAAGGGGGTGAGGGTCAGGGTGGTGGATATGGTTATGGTTCGTGTGGTTCGAGTGGGAAAGCTTCGATTTCTGGGCAATTAGGATTAG ATAAGAAGGTGGATGGAAGATTGCATGCTGACAGAGATTCTGACAATCAGCAGCTCCTGCAGTTAGAAGAAAAGGATGTTGTGTCATCTGTAGCTAATGTGCTGTCTGATCTCTGTGGTCCGGGAGACTGGATGCCAATGGAGAAGCTTCATGCTGAG TTGGTGGAAAACTATCGCGATACCTGGCACCATAGTCGTGTGAGGAAGTACCTAACATCGGAGGACTATCCCATTCCGGAAGCCAAAACGAAGCCATGGTATGGCTTGCTGGTGCTGTTACGGAAGTATCCTGAGCATTTTGTCATAAATACACGATCCAAGGGACGAGTGACTTTGGAGTTCGTTTGTCTTGTCTCACTACTTTCATGA
- the LOC107875343 gene encoding RPM1-interacting protein 4 isoform X3, with protein MAENPDMFPNVAPPSRPKIQAEEPNRRRVSREEGDFRANSPQRNGGRGSNSGRPSRHSGGSDHSIAKSPLHPSSQAKTGRVAASPVWEGKNSYDSSHGTPGRSFESAHATPGRHQTKHESQPDRGAVVPKFGGWDDNDPQAAENYTEVFNKVREERHVDTGNKPGSVGRTSYSTQRHHQNEKQKGCCFPWW; from the exons GAGAATCCGGACATGTTTCCGAATGTTGCTCCTCCCTCCAGGCCTAAAATTCAGGCAGAGGAACCAAACAGGCGTCGCGTGAGTAGAGAAGAGGGTGATTTTCGCGCTAATTCTCCTCAGCGCAATGGGGGTCGTGGATCAAATTCTGGTCGACCTAGTAGACATAGTGGAGGGTCTGATCACAGCATCGCGAAATCACCACTTCACCCGTCTTCCCAGGCAAAGACCGGACGAGTAGCTGCATCTCCTGTTTGGGAAGGGAAGAATTCGTATGACAGTAGCCATGGTACTCCTGGAAGATCATTTGAAAGTGCTCATGCTACTCCTGGGAGGCACCAAACGAAGCACGAAAGC CAGCCTGATAGAGGAGCTGTAGTTCCAAAATTTGGCGGATGGGATGACAACGATCCTCAGGCTGCAGAAAACTACACCGAGGTTTTTAACAAGGTGCGAGAGGAAAGGCACGTTGATACTGGAAATAAGCCAGGCTCAGTTGGTAGAACTTCTTACAGCACACAAAGGCATCACCAAAATGAAAAGCAGAAG GGCTGCTGCTTTCCTTGGTGGTGA